CTGATCCTCACCGGCGGCGAATTCGATATCGACCGGCCAGCCGAGAGCCTCCTTCAGGATCCGGAGGATGTCTTTGATCTCCTGGAGGAACGGGGTGTTCCGGAGCAGGTTTTCGAACGTCAGAACCGGCGTGCCGGTCTTGAGATTCGTCAGGTTTCCGATCGGCGGGTACAACTGCCCCTCTTCGTACATCGAGATCAGATACGGCAGCATCGGGACATCCGACCCGAAATCGCGGACGACCTGCTCGAAACTGATGGTCTCGAACCGGCTCGTCTCGAGATTCAGCACATCGATGTTCTTCTGCGCGTAGCGTAACATAGCATCAGGTGTAATATTCACGCGCAACCCCGGCTGGCCCGGACAGATCAGCATCGGGAAATCCTCGCCCATGCGATCGACCGCGCGGGTGCCGAGGCCCGCGACGAGCCGCACGATCCCGTCCTCGCGCCTGATGCGGGGCGACCAGCGGAACTCGTTGTAACTGAACGCGACACCGGCGAAGGCAGGGAACCAGTAGTTGCCGACCCGCCGGCCGACGACCTGCTGGATCATGATCCCCATTTCCTCGTTGAAGTCGAGCAGACCTCGCTCGCGCCGATACTCGATCGGGTCAGGACCGAAGGTGCTGGCGTATACCTCTACGATCGCGTCCATCAGCGCTTCGAGGCGTTCCTTCTTCGTTCCCTGGTTCGCGACGAACAGGCTCTTGTATTTTCCTGCGAATGCGGAGCCCTTGGTGTCCTCGAGCAGACTTGAAGAGCGAACGATCAGCGGTGTTTCCCCGAAATCCTCGAGCGCCATCGTCAACCCAGAAATGATTTCCGGAGGCAGACTTGAGTTTTTGAAAATCTGGCCGACGTAGGCGTATTCCTGCCGAATTTCGGCCGGGTCGCGGTATTTGATCGTCGGCATTTCCTCGAGCGCGTTGTAATGCAGGAAATCGAGCACGCCGTCCGAGGTGATATACCACGTCTTCGGAACGGACAGGTTGCGGAGACCGATATTGTGCGCCTTCGCCGCCATGAGGATCTTCGCCGCCCGGAACAGGCCGGCGGCCTTTCCGCCCAGTTTTCCGTTACCCTGCGAAGGCCCGATCACGCGCGTCATCAGGTGCGCGAAATCGTTGACCGAGACGTAGTGCTTCAGCGTGTTGATGTATTCGAGATCCTCGCTGAAGAAGCGCCTCACGAGCGCAACCCGGATCCCGATGCGCTCCTCTCGCGAGAGATGCTTCTGCGCGCCAGGCTTGAGACAGTACCGGTGAAGCGCCTCGCTGATCTCCGCCAGCGAAACGTCGCGTTTTTCGGCGGCCATCGACAGGAAGCGGAACTGTTCCTGCTTCATCCAGAGGCTCATCATGCGCGAAATGTCCTGCGCGGAGAGCTCCTGCTCGGCGATGATAAACGTCTCGTCGATCAGCTCGTCCAGCAGCGACGAGTTCAGGCGGGGCATGGGCTGGTTGTCGAACGTGCCCGTCGCCGCCTGATAATCGCTCTGAGTTACGTTGAGCCGCTGCAGCAACTGTTCGACCTTCGTAACGTTCCGCTTGAACAGGTAGTTCATCATCTTCCGGCCAAGCCGGTTCAGCAGGGAGGGATTCGTCTCTCGAAGCAGATCCACGATGACCTTCCATTCGGGTTTCTGTTCTTTCACCGTATTCATGTTCGACTCCTGGAAAGATGAATGATGCGCCTTCATTCAGTCGGCCCACCCGTTTTTTCTGCGATATGCGGCCTGACGAGCGCCGCGAGCGGTTGCTGGAACAGCATCGAAACGACGACCGGCACGATCGTCAGCGTCGGGAAATGGCCGAGCGCGATGACGAGGCCGGCGCTGAGATTGCGGATGCCGACCGAGTAGGCGACGGCGGCCGCCGTTTTCCCGTCGTAGCCGAGTTTACGCGGAA
Above is a genomic segment from Candidatus Ozemobacteraceae bacterium containing:
- a CDS encoding PEP/pyruvate-binding domain-containing protein; amino-acid sequence: MNTVKEQKPEWKVIVDLLRETNPSLLNRLGRKMMNYLFKRNVTKVEQLLQRLNVTQSDYQAATGTFDNQPMPRLNSSLLDELIDETFIIAEQELSAQDISRMMSLWMKQEQFRFLSMAAEKRDVSLAEISEALHRYCLKPGAQKHLSREERIGIRVALVRRFFSEDLEYINTLKHYVSVNDFAHLMTRVIGPSQGNGKLGGKAAGLFRAAKILMAAKAHNIGLRNLSVPKTWYITSDGVLDFLHYNALEEMPTIKYRDPAEIRQEYAYVGQIFKNSSLPPEIISGLTMALEDFGETPLIVRSSSLLEDTKGSAFAGKYKSLFVANQGTKKERLEALMDAIVEVYASTFGPDPIEYRRERGLLDFNEEMGIMIQQVVGRRVGNYWFPAFAGVAFSYNEFRWSPRIRREDGIVRLVAGLGTRAVDRMGEDFPMLICPGQPGLRVNITPDAMLRYAQKNIDVLNLETSRFETISFEQVVRDFGSDVPMLPYLISMYEEGQLYPPIGNLTNLKTGTPVLTFENLLRNTPFLQEIKDILRILKEALGWPVDIEFAAGEDQHTLYLLQCRPQCQADGNVSIQMPNDVLHEDRLFTATRHVTSAVLHGIEYVVYVDPTGYDGLATLDEMLDVGHLVSELNQRLPERKFILMGPGRWGSRGDVKLGVKVGYSDINNAAMMIEIARRKHGYTPDLSFGTHFFQDLVEANIRYLPLYPDESGNLFNEEFFRNSPNALKRFVSKTVTKVLDSVVRVIHVPAVANGATMSVVMDGDHDRAMAYFNRQNTVHV